In Haliaeetus albicilla chromosome 30, bHalAlb1.1, whole genome shotgun sequence, a single genomic region encodes these proteins:
- the LOC138682954 gene encoding olfactory receptor 14C36-like — protein sequence MSNSSSITQFLLLAFADTRELQLLHFGLFLAIYLAALLANGLIITPVACDHCLHTPMYFFLLSLSLLDLGSISTTVPKAMANSLWDTRAISYPGCAAQLFLFLFLISAEYFLLTVMAYDRYVAICKPLHYGTLLGSRVCVHMAAAAWGSGFLHAVLHTANTFSLPFCQGNVVDQFFCEIPQILKLACSGAYLREAGVLVVAVCLAVGCFVFIVLSYGQIFRAVLRIPSEQGQHKAFSTCLPHLAVVSLFISTAMIAYLKPPSISSPTLDLAVALLYSVVPPALNPLIYSMRNHEIKDALRKLFNGLIPWAFFNTGELPVFFHK from the coding sequence atgtccaacagcagctccatcacccagttcctcctcctggcatttgcagacacacgggagctgcagctcttgcacttcgGGCTCTTCCTGGccatctacctggctgccctcctggccaacGGCCTCATCATTACCCCCGTAGCCTGTGACCACTGCCTCCACACgcccatgtacttcttcctcctcagcctctccctccttgacctgggctccatctccaccactgtccccaaagccatggccaactccctctgggacaccagggccatctcctacccaggatgtgctgcccagctctttctgtttctctttttgatctcagcagagtattttcttctcactgtcatggcctacgaccgctacgttgccatctgcaaacccctgcactacgggaccctcctgggcagcagagtttgtgtccacatggcagcagctgcctggggcagtggttttctccatgctgtgctgcacactgccaatacattttcactaccaTTCTGCCAAGGCAATGttgtggaccagttcttctgtgaaatcccccagatcctcaagcttGCCTGCTCAGGTGCTTACCTCAGGGAAGCTGGGGTACTTGTAGTTGCTGTCTGTTTAGCTGttggatgttttgttttcattgtgctgtcttatgggcagatcttcagagctgtgctgaggatcccctctgagcagggacagcacaaagccttttccacctgCCTCCCTCATCTCGCTGTGGTCTCCTTGTTTATAAGCACTGCCATGattgcctacctgaagcccccctccatctcctccccaacCCTGGACCTGGCAGTGGCATTGCTAtactcagtggtgcctccagccttgaaccccctcatctacagcatgagaaacCATGAGATCAAGGATGCCCTGAGAAAACTATTCAATGGAT